The following coding sequences are from one Ancylobacter sp. TS-1 window:
- a CDS encoding LysE family translocator, whose protein sequence is MSHGLYLMTALAGALYVLSPGPAFLALFSLAATHGRPAGARFVGGHLIGDVFWTALAFAAIIGVNQLGPALFDALGIACGLYLCYLGVKAVLSREGAATPVGSNRPLMTGVLFGLTNPKAYPVSVAMFTALTAHYASGLSWDAAPQLLAAAFVGFILADIFLVWAAGLAPVRRFFQRHGLVITRLVGVMFIAFGAKSLVDAGRSIASRS, encoded by the coding sequence ATGTCACATGGCCTTTACCTGATGACCGCCCTGGCGGGCGCGCTCTACGTGCTGTCGCCCGGCCCGGCCTTTCTTGCCCTGTTCTCCCTTGCGGCGACGCATGGGCGCCCGGCCGGGGCGCGATTCGTCGGCGGCCATCTCATCGGCGACGTGTTCTGGACCGCGCTCGCCTTCGCCGCGATCATCGGCGTGAACCAGCTTGGCCCGGCGCTGTTCGACGCGCTCGGCATCGCCTGCGGGCTCTATCTCTGCTACCTCGGCGTCAAGGCCGTGCTGTCGCGCGAGGGGGCCGCCACCCCGGTCGGCTCGAACCGGCCGCTGATGACCGGCGTGCTGTTCGGCCTCACCAATCCGAAGGCCTATCCGGTGTCGGTCGCCATGTTCACGGCGCTCACCGCCCATTATGCCTCCGGCCTGTCCTGGGATGCCGCTCCCCAGCTTCTCGCCGCCGCCTTCGTCGGCTTCATTCTGGCCGATATCTTCCTCGTCTGGGCGGCCGGCCTCGCGCCGGTGCGGCGCTTCTTCCAGCGCCACGGGCTTGTCATCACCCGCCTCGTCGGCGTGATGTTCATCGCCTTCGGCGCCAAGTCGCTGGTGGATGCCGGGCGCAGCATCGCCTCGCGCTCCTGA
- a CDS encoding aminopeptidase P family protein: MFEAKFQTFSDAAAPSLGTARLKLLRAELERRGLDGFIVPRADAHQNEYVPPCDERLAWLTGFSGSAGVALVLREEAAIVVDGRYTLQAAAQVDTASFEVVPLAETTPERWLERHLPAGAHFGYDPWLVTVEGEQKLRRAVAAAGGTLVAVDGNPLDAVWEDRPAPPLAPVTLRDPALAGEATPDKIARVQATLAEQKLDALVISDPHSVAWAFNIRGGDVAFTPLPLSWAIVPNDGRPTLFVDGRKLSNAARDALGQFTEIAEPVLLERAVELAASGGGTIRLDQATAPSLLAARIEAAGGKVSTGTSPVALMQAAKNAAELAGMRAAHLRDGAALARFLAWFDAEAPKGGLTEIDAVAALETFRRETGALKDVSFPTISGAGPNGAIVHYRVSEATNRRVGMDELFLIDSGAQYEDGTTDVTRTLVVGTPTAEMRDRFTRVLKGHIGIARAVFPLGASGSQLDSFARQHLWAAGLDFEHGTGHGVGAYLSVHEGPARISKVGTVPLARGMVLSNEPGYYKTGAYGIRLENLEIVVDGPAVEGAEKTLLAFETLTLAPFDRRAIESALLTAEEAAWLDAYHARVRAAIGPLVDGPTRAWLDAATAPLDA; encoded by the coding sequence ATGTTCGAAGCCAAGTTCCAGACCTTCTCCGATGCCGCCGCGCCCTCGCTCGGCACCGCGCGCCTCAAGCTGCTCCGCGCGGAACTGGAGCGGCGGGGGCTGGACGGCTTCATCGTTCCCCGCGCCGACGCGCACCAGAACGAATATGTCCCGCCCTGCGACGAGCGCCTTGCCTGGCTCACCGGCTTTTCGGGCTCAGCCGGCGTCGCGCTGGTTCTGCGCGAGGAAGCCGCCATCGTCGTCGACGGACGCTACACGCTGCAGGCGGCCGCCCAGGTCGACACCGCCTCCTTCGAAGTGGTGCCGCTGGCCGAGACGACGCCCGAGCGCTGGCTGGAACGGCACCTGCCCGCCGGCGCCCATTTCGGCTACGACCCCTGGCTCGTCACGGTGGAGGGCGAGCAGAAGCTGCGCCGCGCCGTCGCCGCTGCCGGCGGCACGCTGGTGGCGGTCGACGGCAACCCGCTCGACGCCGTGTGGGAGGATCGCCCCGCTCCGCCGCTCGCTCCCGTCACGCTGCGCGACCCCGCGCTCGCCGGCGAGGCCACGCCGGACAAGATCGCCCGTGTTCAGGCCACGCTCGCCGAGCAGAAGCTCGACGCGCTGGTGATCTCCGACCCGCATTCGGTCGCCTGGGCCTTCAACATCCGGGGCGGCGACGTCGCCTTCACCCCGCTGCCGCTGTCCTGGGCCATCGTGCCGAACGACGGGCGCCCGACGCTGTTCGTCGACGGGCGCAAGCTCTCCAACGCGGCACGCGACGCGCTCGGCCAGTTCACCGAGATCGCCGAGCCGGTTCTGCTGGAGCGTGCGGTCGAACTCGCGGCCAGCGGCGGCGGCACCATCCGGCTCGATCAGGCGACCGCGCCCTCGCTGCTCGCCGCGCGCATCGAGGCGGCCGGCGGCAAGGTCTCGACCGGCACGAGCCCGGTGGCGCTGATGCAGGCGGCAAAGAACGCCGCCGAGCTGGCCGGCATGCGCGCCGCCCATCTGCGCGACGGCGCCGCCCTGGCCCGCTTCCTCGCCTGGTTCGACGCCGAGGCGCCGAAGGGCGGCCTCACCGAGATCGACGCCGTTGCGGCGCTGGAGACCTTCCGCCGCGAGACCGGCGCGTTGAAGGACGTGTCCTTCCCCACCATCTCCGGCGCCGGCCCGAACGGCGCCATCGTGCATTACCGCGTCAGCGAGGCGACCAACCGGCGCGTGGGCATGGACGAACTGTTCCTCATCGATTCCGGCGCGCAATATGAGGACGGCACCACCGACGTGACGCGCACCCTCGTCGTCGGCACCCCGACGGCCGAGATGCGCGACCGCTTCACCCGCGTGCTGAAGGGCCATATCGGCATCGCCCGGGCGGTGTTCCCGCTCGGCGCCTCCGGATCGCAGCTCGACAGCTTCGCGCGCCAGCACCTGTGGGCGGCCGGCCTCGACTTCGAGCACGGCACCGGCCATGGCGTCGGCGCCTATCTCTCGGTGCATGAGGGGCCGGCGCGCATCTCCAAGGTCGGTACGGTGCCGCTGGCGCGCGGCATGGTGCTCTCCAACGAGCCCGGCTACTACAAGACCGGCGCCTACGGCATAAGGCTGGAAAACCTGGAGATCGTCGTCGACGGCCCGGCCGTCGAGGGCGCGGAGAAGACGCTGCTCGCCTTCGAGACGCTGACCCTCGCCCCGTTCGACCGCCGGGCGATCGAGTCGGCTCTGCTCACCGCCGAAGAAGCCGCGTGGCTCGACGCCTATCATGCCCGCGTGCGCGCTGCGATCGGCCCGCTTGTCGACGGCCCGACCCGCGCGTGGCTCGACGCCGCCACCGCGCCGCTGGACGCGTAG
- the ligA gene encoding NAD-dependent DNA ligase LigA, which translates to MTNSANSPAPGSQAPAAVETLTADEAAGEHARLGDAIAHADRLYYQDDAPTLTDADYDALRRRYEAIEAQFPELKGIDSLSERVGAAPSAKFAKVRHAVPMLSLGNAFEDGDVEEFVARVRRFLGLGPETEIAFTAEPKIDGLSCNLRYENGVFVQAATRGDGFEGEDVTNNVRTIGEIPARLTGDDVPDVFEVRGEVYMGHADFAAINERQQAAGKPLFANPRNAAAGSLRQLDPRITASRPLRFFAYAWGEVSGSALPADTQFGVIEAFSRWGLPTNPLTVRCTSAEELLAHYHRIGEGRASLGYDIDGVVYKVDSLALQQRLGFVSRSPRWALAHKFPAQRAATQLQAIDIQVGRTGALTPVAKLAPITVGGVVVSNASLHNEDYIRGIGGDGAPIRGEVDGAPVDIRVGDWVEVQRAGDVIPQVVSVDLARRPPEAVRYEFPTICPACGSHAVREEGESVRRCTGGLICPAQAVERIRHFVSRDAFDIEGLGEKQVQAFFEWGLVKQPADIFTLEARDSDPTALTRLKNRDGWGETSAKNLFAAIEARRRVPVNRLLYGLGIRHVGETNAKRLLRHFAGIEALREVALAAVPPGEAHPKGNEAWQELVGIEGIGAVVAEAVVDFFTEPNNEAALAALMREVSPEPMETVAASGAVAGKTVVFTGALEKMTRDEAKAMAERLGAKVAGSVSKKTDYVVAGADAGSKLAKARELGVPVLTEDEWLALAGGG; encoded by the coding sequence ATGACGAACAGCGCCAATTCCCCCGCCCCGGGTTCGCAGGCGCCCGCCGCCGTCGAGACGCTGACCGCCGACGAGGCCGCCGGCGAGCATGCCCGGCTCGGCGACGCCATCGCCCATGCCGACCGGCTCTATTACCAGGACGACGCGCCGACGCTGACCGACGCGGACTATGATGCGCTGCGCCGGCGCTACGAGGCGATCGAGGCGCAGTTTCCCGAGTTGAAGGGCATCGACAGCCTCTCCGAGAGGGTGGGCGCGGCGCCGTCGGCGAAGTTCGCCAAGGTCCGCCATGCCGTGCCGATGCTCTCGCTCGGCAACGCCTTCGAGGACGGCGATGTCGAGGAGTTCGTGGCCCGCGTGCGCCGCTTCCTCGGCCTTGGCCCCGAGACGGAGATCGCCTTCACCGCCGAACCGAAGATCGACGGCCTGTCCTGCAACCTGCGCTATGAGAACGGTGTGTTCGTGCAGGCGGCGACGCGCGGCGACGGCTTCGAGGGCGAGGACGTCACCAATAATGTGCGCACCATCGGCGAAATTCCCGCGCGGCTGACGGGCGACGACGTGCCTGACGTGTTCGAGGTGCGCGGCGAGGTCTATATGGGCCACGCCGATTTCGCCGCCATCAACGAGCGCCAGCAGGCGGCGGGAAAGCCGCTCTTCGCCAATCCGCGCAACGCGGCGGCCGGCAGCCTGCGCCAGCTCGACCCCAGGATCACCGCCAGCCGTCCGCTGCGCTTCTTCGCCTATGCCTGGGGCGAGGTGAGTGGGAGCGCGCTGCCGGCCGACACCCAGTTCGGCGTGATCGAGGCGTTCAGTCGCTGGGGCCTGCCGACCAATCCGCTGACCGTGCGCTGCACCTCTGCGGAGGAACTGCTGGCGCATTATCACCGCATCGGCGAGGGGCGGGCCAGCCTCGGCTACGACATTGACGGCGTGGTCTACAAGGTCGACAGCCTCGCCCTGCAGCAGCGGCTCGGCTTCGTCTCGCGCTCGCCGCGCTGGGCGCTGGCGCACAAATTCCCGGCGCAGCGCGCGGCGACGCAGCTTCAGGCCATCGACATTCAGGTCGGGCGCACCGGCGCGCTGACCCCGGTCGCCAAGCTGGCGCCGATCACGGTCGGCGGCGTGGTGGTGTCGAACGCCTCGCTGCACAATGAGGACTATATTCGCGGCATTGGCGGCGACGGTGCGCCGATCCGCGGCGAGGTCGACGGCGCGCCGGTCGACATCCGCGTCGGCGACTGGGTGGAGGTGCAGCGCGCCGGCGACGTCATCCCGCAGGTCGTGTCGGTCGACCTCGCGCGCCGTCCGCCCGAGGCGGTGCGCTACGAGTTCCCCACTATTTGCCCGGCCTGCGGCTCGCATGCCGTGCGCGAGGAGGGCGAATCGGTGCGCCGCTGCACCGGCGGCCTGATCTGCCCGGCGCAGGCGGTGGAGCGCATCCGCCACTTCGTCTCGCGCGACGCCTTCGACATAGAAGGGCTGGGCGAGAAGCAGGTGCAGGCCTTCTTCGAATGGGGGCTGGTGAAGCAGCCGGCCGACATCTTCACGCTGGAGGCGCGCGATTCCGACCCCACGGCGCTGACGCGGCTGAAGAACCGCGACGGCTGGGGCGAGACCTCGGCCAAGAATCTCTTCGCGGCCATCGAGGCGCGCCGGCGCGTGCCGGTGAACCGGCTGCTGTACGGGCTGGGCATCCGCCATGTCGGCGAGACCAACGCCAAGCGGCTGCTGCGCCACTTCGCCGGCATCGAGGCGCTGCGCGAGGTGGCTCTGGCCGCCGTGCCGCCGGGCGAAGCGCACCCGAAGGGCAACGAGGCGTGGCAGGAACTCGTCGGCATCGAGGGCATCGGCGCGGTGGTGGCCGAGGCGGTGGTCGACTTCTTCACCGAGCCGAACAACGAGGCGGCGCTCGCCGCGCTGATGCGGGAGGTGAGCCCCGAGCCGATGGAGACCGTCGCCGCCTCCGGCGCGGTTGCCGGCAAGACGGTGGTGTTCACCGGCGCGCTGGAGAAGATGACCCGCGACGAGGCCAAGGCGATGGCCGAGCGGCTGGGCGCCAAGGTGGCGGGCTCGGTGTCGAAGAAGACCGATTACGTGGTGGCCGGCGCCGATGCCGGCTCCAAGCTCGCCAAGGCGCGCGAACTCGGCGTGCCGGTGCTGACCGAGGACGAATGGCTGGCGCTGGCCGGCGGCGGTTGA
- a CDS encoding cysteine hydrolase family protein, which yields MADTALLVIDLQNDYFPDGKYPLAGIEAAAAKAAELIAAARWNGVPVIHVRHEQPEAEAPFFGKDTPGAQIHPLATPLADEPVVVKHNVNAFLDTGLDGLLKEKGVASLVVVGAMSHMCVDAATRAALDLGYAVTLAHDATATRDLAFDGVAVPAASVQAALMAALEFAGATLRPAGAIATDWAG from the coding sequence GTGGCCGACACCGCGCTTCTCGTCATCGACCTGCAGAACGACTATTTCCCGGACGGCAAATACCCGCTCGCCGGCATCGAGGCGGCGGCGGCCAAGGCGGCCGAGTTGATCGCGGCAGCACGCTGGAACGGCGTTCCAGTGATCCATGTACGGCACGAGCAGCCCGAGGCCGAGGCGCCCTTCTTCGGCAAGGACACGCCGGGCGCGCAGATCCACCCCCTGGCCACGCCGCTGGCGGACGAGCCGGTGGTGGTGAAGCACAATGTCAACGCCTTCCTCGATACCGGCCTCGACGGGCTGCTGAAGGAGAAGGGCGTTGCCTCGCTGGTGGTCGTGGGGGCGATGAGCCATATGTGCGTGGACGCAGCCACCAGGGCGGCGCTCGACCTCGGCTACGCCGTGACGCTGGCGCATGACGCCACCGCCACCCGCGATCTGGCCTTCGACGGTGTCGCGGTGCCGGCGGCGAGCGTGCAGGCGGCGCTGATGGCGGCGCTGGAATTCGCCGGCGCGACGCTGCGCCCGGCCGGCGCGATCGCCACCGACTGGGCGGGCTGA
- a CDS encoding DUF3309 domain-containing protein, with protein MTTILVIILILILVGALPSWGYSRGWGYGPSGLVTVLLVILIVMMLTGRI; from the coding sequence ATGACCACCATTCTTGTAATCATTCTTATCCTGATACTTGTCGGCGCCCTGCCGAGCTGGGGCTATAGCCGTGGCTGGGGCTATGGCCCGAGCGGGCTCGTCACGGTTCTTCTGGTGATTCTCATTGTGATGATGCTGACCGGGCGCATCTGA
- a CDS encoding glycosyltransferase family 39 protein — protein MSGTAGGAATGAATLPAAPPSLPGFDGGGRFALVIIAALLVWRLVLAASVPLVPDEAYYALWAQGLSAGYLDHPPMIAFFIRAGQMLAGDTALGVRLACVLSVVPASVFVWRAAALLLDDPRAGPLAAVLFNATIFGFLGMTLATPDAPLALFSAAMVYGAARLLRAPRPALWLALGVATGLAMLSKYSGAMLAGGFALAVLAVPALRRQLLRAWPWLALAVAVLVCLPNLLWNVAHGFETFTKQGGRITAHVALRPEFLLEFVGSQIGLATPLVFFFAVAGLLPRTADAFRDRGGRRLVLVMLLVPLAYFAVHALRSRVEGNWVGFLYPLIAVAAAAGMLAIEPVPRRWLGGLRRATVPLALGFVLALGVHALVPVPGLGARDPIARMTRGWPEFAAEIEALRVRAGADLVLADNYQLTAMLTRELPGVMVEQLDERARYRFQNLPPLAARTGTALVVSGYRPEPYLEAVLGPLTPLGVVERRFRDVALKPLVRIYTVALPPPAPSN, from the coding sequence GTGAGCGGAACTGCCGGCGGCGCGGCGACCGGCGCGGCCACCCTCCCGGCGGCGCCGCCCTCCCTCCCCGGTTTCGACGGCGGCGGGCGCTTCGCGCTGGTGATCATCGCGGCGCTGCTGGTCTGGCGGCTGGTGCTGGCGGCCAGCGTACCGCTGGTGCCGGACGAGGCCTATTACGCCCTGTGGGCGCAGGGCCTGTCGGCGGGCTATCTCGACCACCCGCCGATGATCGCCTTCTTCATCCGTGCCGGCCAGATGCTGGCGGGCGATACGGCGCTGGGCGTGCGGCTCGCCTGCGTGCTCTCGGTAGTGCCGGCGAGCGTCTTCGTCTGGCGCGCCGCCGCGCTGCTGCTCGACGATCCGCGCGCCGGGCCGCTGGCGGCGGTGCTGTTCAACGCCACCATTTTCGGCTTCCTCGGCATGACGCTGGCGACGCCCGACGCGCCGCTCGCCCTGTTCAGCGCCGCCATGGTCTATGGCGCCGCCCGGCTGCTGCGCGCGCCGCGCCCCGCGCTGTGGCTCGCCCTCGGCGTGGCGACCGGCCTCGCCATGCTGTCCAAATATTCCGGCGCCATGCTGGCCGGGGGCTTCGCGCTGGCGGTCCTCGCGGTGCCGGCGCTGCGGCGCCAACTGCTGCGGGCCTGGCCGTGGCTGGCGCTCGCGGTGGCGGTGCTGGTGTGCCTGCCGAACCTGCTGTGGAACGTCGCCCATGGCTTCGAGACCTTCACCAAGCAGGGCGGGCGGATCACCGCCCATGTGGCGCTGAGGCCGGAATTCCTGCTCGAATTTGTCGGCTCGCAGATCGGCCTCGCCACGCCGCTGGTGTTCTTCTTCGCCGTCGCCGGCCTGTTGCCGCGCACGGCGGATGCTTTTCGCGACCGGGGCGGGCGCCGGCTCGTGCTGGTCATGCTGCTCGTGCCGCTGGCCTATTTCGCCGTCCATGCGCTGCGCAGCCGGGTCGAGGGCAACTGGGTCGGCTTCCTCTATCCGCTGATCGCCGTCGCGGCGGCGGCCGGCATGCTGGCGATCGAGCCCGTGCCGCGCCGCTGGCTCGGCGGGCTGCGCCGGGCGACCGTGCCGCTCGCCCTCGGCTTCGTCCTCGCGCTCGGCGTCCACGCGCTGGTGCCGGTGCCCGGGCTCGGCGCGCGTGATCCCATCGCCCGGATGACGCGCGGCTGGCCGGAATTCGCGGCCGAGATCGAGGCGCTGCGCGTGCGCGCCGGCGCGGATCTGGTGCTGGCCGACAATTACCAGCTCACCGCCATGCTGACGCGCGAATTGCCCGGCGTCATGGTCGAGCAGCTCGACGAGCGTGCGCGCTACCGCTTCCAGAACCTGCCGCCGCTGGCGGCGCGCACGGGAACTGCGCTGGTGGTTTCCGGCTATCGGCCGGAGCCCTATCTGGAGGCCGTGCTCGGGCCGCTGACGCCGCTCGGCGTGGTGGAGCGGCGCTTTCGCGACGTCGCGCTCAAGCCGCTGGTGCGGATCTACACGGTTGCGCTGCCGCCGCCCGCGCCGTCGAACTGA